In one Erythrobacteraceae bacterium WH01K genomic region, the following are encoded:
- a CDS encoding cation transporter, with translation MSCNDDFDLDSADKRRTLWIVLWLNVAIAVGFFVVAYFADSNALLANGLDNSSDALVYALSLLALSRPRSWKRGAARFSGVMLLIFAGGVIADAVRRFVEGSEPGGILMIAMAAVAGIVNLYCLRLLQKMQNKDVNMRAATTFSFNDFISNGGIIIAGVIVMITGANWPDLVVGIAVAGIALYGGIDILRDAHSDKHDEAGTVHGETRE, from the coding sequence ATGAGCTGCAACGATGACTTCGATCTGGATTCGGCGGACAAGCGACGCACATTGTGGATCGTATTGTGGCTCAACGTCGCAATCGCGGTTGGTTTCTTTGTCGTTGCCTATTTTGCGGACTCGAACGCGCTCTTGGCCAACGGGCTCGACAATTCGTCGGACGCGCTTGTCTACGCTCTCAGTCTCCTTGCGCTGAGTCGACCGCGCTCCTGGAAGCGAGGCGCAGCGCGCTTTTCTGGCGTCATGCTTTTGATCTTTGCCGGCGGAGTGATTGCTGATGCCGTCAGGCGGTTTGTTGAAGGTTCTGAGCCGGGTGGCATCCTGATGATCGCGATGGCTGCCGTCGCGGGCATAGTGAACCTCTATTGCCTTCGCCTGTTGCAAAAGATGCAGAACAAGGACGTCAACATGCGGGCCGCCACCACATTCAGCTTCAATGACTTCATTTCGAACGGCGGGATTATCATCGCTGGCGTCATCGTTATGATCACAGGCGCGAACTGGCCGGACCTTGTGGTCGGCATCGCTGTGGCTGGCATAGCTCTTTACGGCGGGATCGATATCCTGCGCGACGCGCACAGTGACAAGCACGACGAGGCGGGAACGGTTCATGGCGAAACACGGGAATGA
- a CDS encoding heavy metal translocating P-type ATPase, producing the protein MTRTIELEGSPLLPDIPSETDHCIARLQSLLSSRIGVHEVTILPGEKDASARLAISYDADRLTVARIKELAHVAGAEISERYGHVVWQADGINSTRRAQTVADLLASKPGILEANADASGRFIAEYDRQLTDEPRIAGELKNLGVSVLAGDVARNAEHSSKDHDHDDEDRAGHSHGGIFGANTELYFSLASGVFLATGFGIEKLWSGHPGWLPFACYLAAYFFGGFFTVREAWDNLRLRRFEIDSLMLVAAAGAAFLGEWAEGALLLFLFSFGHALEHYAMGRAKRAIEALAELAPETARVKRGDDVVEVPVEELALGDVVIVRPNERLPADGFILDGVSAINQAPVTGESVPVDKSAVSNIASARANPDNLADDNRVFAGTINGSGALEVEVTRRSSDTTLAKVVQMVSEAEAQQSPTQRFTQRFERIFVPAVLALAGLLLFAWVVIDEPFRDSFYRAMAVLVAASPCALAIATPSAVLSGVARAARSGILVKGGAPLEDLGALKAIAFDKTGTLTEGEPRMTDVQPAQGVSENELLAIASAAENLSDHPLAQAIVRDGKQRLGDEALPEATSLESFTGKGITALVGGERVWIGKLEMFGQDGVPQLGAELSDAIESMRERGRTTMGVRSETRDLGAIGLLDTPRAAAKATLEALRGLGITRMIMISGDDQRVADAVGKEVGLDEAWGNLMPDDKVKAIRKLAGQDKVAMVGDGVNDAPAMANATVGIAMGAAGSDVALETADVALMADDLARLPFAVDLSRQTRSIIRQNMIVSLGIVVVLIPATIFGLGIGPAVAVHEGSTLIVVANALRLLAYKEKGSTKDIAEKPV; encoded by the coding sequence ATGACGCGAACCATCGAACTCGAAGGCTCACCGCTCCTTCCCGACATCCCGAGCGAAACCGATCATTGCATCGCGCGCTTGCAGTCTTTGCTCAGCTCGCGGATCGGCGTGCACGAGGTCACGATATTGCCCGGCGAGAAAGATGCATCCGCCCGACTAGCGATATCATACGATGCCGATCGCCTGACTGTCGCCCGCATCAAGGAGTTGGCCCATGTGGCCGGAGCGGAAATCTCCGAACGCTACGGACACGTTGTCTGGCAAGCCGATGGCATCAATTCCACCCGCCGTGCCCAAACGGTCGCGGACCTGCTGGCCAGCAAACCCGGTATCCTCGAAGCAAATGCTGATGCGAGCGGGAGGTTCATCGCCGAGTACGACCGTCAGCTAACCGATGAGCCTAGGATTGCTGGCGAGCTCAAGAACCTCGGCGTGTCGGTTCTGGCGGGCGATGTCGCCAGGAACGCCGAGCACTCTTCCAAAGACCATGATCACGATGATGAAGATCGTGCCGGGCACAGTCATGGTGGCATTTTCGGCGCGAACACCGAACTCTATTTCTCGCTCGCCTCGGGCGTATTTCTCGCGACCGGGTTCGGGATTGAGAAGCTATGGTCTGGGCATCCAGGATGGCTGCCATTCGCATGCTATCTCGCGGCGTATTTCTTTGGCGGATTCTTTACCGTCCGAGAGGCGTGGGACAATTTGCGCCTGCGCCGGTTTGAAATCGACAGCCTCATGCTTGTCGCCGCTGCGGGCGCCGCCTTTCTCGGGGAATGGGCCGAAGGCGCGCTATTGCTGTTCCTGTTCAGTTTCGGCCACGCGCTCGAACACTACGCGATGGGCCGCGCCAAGAGGGCGATCGAGGCGCTCGCCGAGCTCGCGCCGGAAACGGCACGAGTAAAACGTGGAGATGACGTCGTTGAGGTTCCGGTCGAGGAGCTTGCGCTAGGCGACGTCGTAATCGTGCGTCCGAACGAACGCCTTCCGGCTGACGGCTTCATCTTGGACGGCGTCAGTGCCATCAATCAGGCTCCGGTGACCGGGGAAAGCGTGCCGGTCGACAAGAGCGCGGTTTCGAATATCGCTTCTGCGCGCGCAAATCCTGACAATCTTGCGGATGACAATCGCGTCTTCGCAGGGACGATCAACGGATCGGGCGCGCTCGAAGTGGAAGTGACCCGGCGATCGAGTGACACGACCCTCGCCAAGGTCGTCCAAATGGTGAGCGAAGCCGAGGCTCAGCAATCTCCTACCCAGCGCTTCACGCAGCGCTTTGAGCGAATTTTTGTGCCTGCCGTGCTCGCTTTGGCCGGCCTGCTCCTTTTCGCCTGGGTTGTCATCGACGAGCCGTTCCGCGACAGTTTTTACCGGGCGATGGCGGTGCTTGTGGCTGCCAGCCCCTGCGCTTTGGCGATCGCGACCCCGAGCGCGGTCTTGTCCGGAGTAGCCAGAGCAGCACGCAGCGGCATTCTGGTAAAGGGCGGCGCGCCGCTCGAGGATCTCGGCGCGCTCAAGGCCATCGCGTTCGACAAGACCGGTACTCTTACCGAAGGCGAGCCCCGCATGACCGATGTCCAACCCGCGCAGGGTGTATCTGAAAACGAACTGCTTGCGATTGCCTCGGCGGCTGAAAATCTGAGCGATCATCCCCTAGCACAGGCGATTGTTAGGGACGGCAAGCAGCGGCTTGGCGATGAGGCACTGCCCGAAGCTACAAGTCTTGAAAGCTTCACAGGCAAGGGGATCACCGCGCTTGTCGGCGGTGAGCGGGTGTGGATCGGAAAGCTCGAAATGTTCGGGCAAGACGGGGTCCCTCAGCTCGGTGCCGAACTGTCGGATGCTATCGAGTCCATGCGCGAGCGCGGGCGGACGACGATGGGCGTTCGCTCGGAAACGCGCGATCTTGGAGCGATCGGTTTGCTCGACACGCCGCGGGCGGCAGCAAAGGCGACGCTCGAAGCGTTGCGCGGCCTCGGGATCACCCGAATGATCATGATCTCGGGCGACGACCAAAGAGTGGCCGATGCGGTTGGAAAGGAAGTCGGCCTCGACGAGGCCTGGGGCAATCTCATGCCCGACGACAAGGTCAAGGCCATCCGCAAGCTTGCCGGCCAGGACAAGGTTGCGATGGTCGGAGACGGGGTTAATGACGCTCCGGCCATGGCGAACGCAACGGTCGGAATAGCAATGGGGGCTGCCGGCTCGGACGTTGCATTGGAGACAGCCGATGTCGCGCTGATGGCCGATGATCTCGCCCGACTGCCTTTCGCCGTCGATCTGAGCCGACAAACCCGGTCAATCATCCGGCAGAACATGATCGTCAGTCTCGGAATTGTTGTCGTGCTCATCCCGGCAACCATTTTCGGTCTCGGGATAGGCCCCGCTGTCGCGGTTCACGAGGGATCAACGCTAATCGTGGTCGCCAATGCGCTTCGCCTTCTGGCGTATAAAGAGAAGGGCAGCACAAAAGACATAGCAGAGAAGCCAGTATGA
- a CDS encoding CusA/CzcA family heavy metal efflux RND transporter, producing MIGMILDMAVRFRWAMVVLTIGVAIYGVMNLLRLPIDAVPDITNVQVQINTEAPALSPSQVETQVTYPVETGLAGIDGLEMTRSISRNGFSQVTAIFEEGTDIYFARQQVNERLTPITASLPEGAEPVMGPISTGLGEVLMYTIEFEHPGGKEAPKGNAVGWQSDGSFVTERGDRLDSDVAKAAYLRTIQDWVVAPLMRSVDGVAGVDSIGGFRKQYLVQPDPARMTGYGLSFDEVIDALEAANLAEGANFVERSGEALLARVDARLGSVQDIEQAVISTRGGVPIRVGDVATVSIGGDLRTGAASLNGDEAVVGTVLMRAGENSRTVSAQAAERLDEVRASLPQGVVAEIVYNRSSLVDATIATVEKNLVEGALLVIAILFLLLGNIRAAIIAALVIPFSMLMASIGMNRLGVSGNLMSLGALDFGLIVDGAVIIVENSVARLAARQEHEGRLLTLGERLTETRLAAQEMIKPTVYGQAIILLVFAPLLTFTGVEGKTFSPMAITVMLALASAFVLSLTFVPAMIAILLNKKLTEKEVKPIRIAKERYGPLVRKAIARPWPVIGAGAGIFAVAALVFSFLGSEFTPQLDERDIAVQSLRIPSTSLERSLAMQRRVEDRLEEFPQVQLVFSRTGTAEVASDPMPPNASDAYVILKPRDEWPDPDLSKDDLVAEMESALGGLVGNLYEFSQPIELRFNELIAGVRGDVAVKIYGDDLTAMTSAANEVAGILREVEGAADVKVQQVTGFPTLDIAFDRPTIARYGLKVEDVAQSVAIALGGRPAGLVFEGDRRFEVVVRLSDATRDDFDQLGALPVLLPNGATIPLRSVAEFRVVDGLAEVRREQGRRLVIVSSNVRERDLGSFVEEARANVEAQVELPAAAFIEWGGQYQNLQAAQERLQIVIPIAFAVILLLLYMAVGGWVPALAVFSAIPLALAGGIFSLALRGMPFSVSAAVGFIALSGVATLNGLVMVTAIRQRLDKGMALDEAIVEGGLARLRPVLMTALVASLGFVPMAIATGTGAEVQRPLATVVIGGLITATALTLFVLPAILKLVFATRKDDRTWRQRWWDRLRRNVTPEERQELQEVT from the coding sequence CTGATCGGCATGATCCTCGACATGGCCGTGCGTTTTCGCTGGGCCATGGTCGTTTTGACGATCGGTGTCGCCATCTATGGCGTGATGAACCTTCTTCGGCTTCCCATTGACGCCGTACCCGACATTACGAACGTTCAGGTGCAGATCAATACCGAAGCGCCCGCCCTTTCCCCCTCCCAGGTCGAAACGCAGGTAACCTATCCGGTGGAAACCGGTCTCGCCGGGATCGATGGTCTGGAAATGACCCGTTCGATTTCGCGCAACGGGTTCAGCCAGGTTACTGCAATCTTCGAAGAAGGTACTGACATCTATTTCGCGCGGCAGCAGGTCAATGAGCGCCTGACGCCGATCACCGCTTCGCTGCCCGAAGGAGCAGAACCGGTAATGGGACCTATCTCGACCGGTCTGGGCGAAGTGCTCATGTATACGATCGAGTTCGAGCATCCGGGGGGCAAGGAAGCACCGAAGGGCAATGCGGTCGGTTGGCAGTCCGACGGAAGCTTCGTTACCGAACGCGGTGACAGGCTGGATAGCGATGTCGCTAAGGCTGCTTATCTGCGTACCATTCAGGACTGGGTGGTCGCTCCACTCATGCGGTCGGTCGATGGCGTCGCCGGTGTCGATTCCATCGGGGGTTTCCGAAAGCAATATCTCGTACAGCCCGATCCTGCTCGCATGACAGGCTACGGGCTTTCATTCGATGAGGTGATCGATGCGCTGGAAGCCGCCAACCTTGCCGAAGGCGCGAATTTCGTCGAGCGATCAGGAGAAGCCCTGCTGGCTCGTGTCGATGCACGGCTCGGCAGTGTCCAGGACATCGAGCAAGCAGTCATATCTACACGTGGAGGCGTTCCCATTCGCGTGGGAGATGTCGCAACGGTCAGCATTGGCGGTGATCTCAGAACCGGGGCTGCATCGCTGAATGGCGACGAGGCTGTGGTTGGTACCGTCCTCATGCGGGCAGGAGAAAACAGCCGCACTGTTTCAGCCCAGGCCGCTGAGAGGCTTGACGAAGTCCGCGCCTCCCTGCCACAAGGTGTGGTAGCCGAAATCGTCTACAATCGTTCGTCTCTCGTCGATGCAACGATCGCGACCGTCGAGAAGAATCTCGTCGAGGGTGCGCTGCTGGTCATAGCCATCCTGTTCCTTTTGCTCGGCAACATACGGGCCGCAATTATCGCCGCTCTGGTTATCCCTTTTTCGATGCTGATGGCATCGATCGGCATGAACCGGCTCGGAGTGTCAGGCAATCTGATGAGTCTGGGCGCGCTTGACTTCGGTCTGATCGTCGATGGGGCCGTGATTATCGTCGAGAATAGTGTGGCACGTCTTGCGGCCAGACAGGAGCATGAGGGCCGGCTCCTGACACTTGGCGAACGGCTGACGGAAACGCGGCTTGCCGCGCAGGAGATGATCAAGCCGACTGTCTATGGTCAGGCGATTATCCTTCTGGTGTTCGCACCGTTGCTGACCTTCACCGGAGTCGAGGGCAAGACGTTCTCGCCGATGGCCATCACGGTCATGCTGGCGCTCGCGTCGGCATTCGTACTCTCGCTGACTTTCGTCCCGGCGATGATCGCGATCCTGCTGAACAAAAAACTGACGGAGAAGGAAGTCAAACCGATCCGGATCGCCAAGGAACGCTATGGGCCTCTTGTCCGCAAAGCCATCGCCCGCCCTTGGCCGGTGATCGGGGCCGGTGCCGGCATTTTTGCCGTTGCTGCTCTGGTGTTCAGTTTCCTTGGCAGCGAGTTTACACCGCAGCTCGACGAGCGCGATATCGCGGTGCAATCATTGCGAATCCCTTCCACATCTCTCGAGCGGTCTCTGGCGATGCAGCGGCGAGTAGAAGATCGATTGGAGGAATTTCCGCAAGTGCAGCTGGTATTCTCACGTACCGGTACTGCGGAAGTGGCCAGCGACCCGATGCCGCCCAACGCCTCCGATGCGTATGTGATCCTGAAGCCGCGCGATGAATGGCCTGACCCGGATCTTTCGAAAGATGATCTGGTGGCAGAAATGGAGAGTGCTCTGGGAGGCCTGGTTGGCAATCTCTATGAGTTCAGCCAACCAATCGAACTTCGCTTCAACGAACTGATCGCTGGCGTGCGCGGCGATGTCGCGGTCAAGATCTACGGCGACGACCTGACCGCCATGACCTCGGCAGCGAACGAGGTCGCCGGGATTTTGCGCGAGGTCGAGGGAGCTGCGGATGTTAAAGTCCAGCAGGTCACCGGTTTCCCAACGCTTGATATTGCCTTCGATCGTCCAACGATCGCTCGATATGGGCTGAAGGTCGAAGACGTCGCTCAATCCGTCGCAATTGCTTTGGGCGGGCGGCCTGCCGGGCTGGTCTTTGAAGGCGATCGAAGGTTCGAGGTCGTCGTTCGGCTTTCGGATGCGACACGCGATGATTTCGATCAGCTTGGTGCATTGCCGGTGCTGCTTCCGAACGGAGCGACCATACCGCTGCGCTCGGTCGCCGAATTCCGGGTTGTGGATGGCCTTGCCGAAGTCCGCCGTGAACAGGGACGCAGGCTGGTGATCGTTTCCTCCAACGTGCGCGAGCGCGATCTTGGCTCCTTCGTTGAGGAAGCGAGGGCGAATGTCGAGGCGCAGGTCGAATTGCCCGCTGCAGCCTTCATCGAGTGGGGCGGCCAGTACCAGAACCTTCAGGCTGCGCAGGAACGGTTGCAGATCGTTATCCCGATCGCTTTCGCGGTTATTCTCCTGTTGCTCTATATGGCAGTCGGAGGCTGGGTTCCCGCTCTGGCTGTTTTCAGCGCGATCCCGCTCGCCCTCGCTGGCGGCATCTTCTCGCTGGCTCTGCGCGGAATGCCGTTTTCGGTTTCGGCGGCAGTCGGGTTCATCGCCCTCTCGGGCGTGGCGACCCTCAACGGTCTCGTGATGGTGACTGCAATACGCCAGCGTCTGGACAAGGGGATGGCGCTCGATGAGGCCATCGTGGAAGGCGGACTGGCGCGCTTGCGTCCAGTATTGATGACGGCTCTGGTCGCGTCGCTCGGGTTTGTCCCCATGGCGATCGCGACCGGCACTGGAGCGGAGGTTCAACGGCCTCTGGCAACGGTGGTCATTGGCGGTCTGATCACCGCCACTGCGCTCACCTTGTTCGTCCTTCCCGCGATCCTGAAGCTCGTCTTCGCCACCAGAAAGGATGACCGGACGTGGCGTCAACGCTGGTGGGACCGCCTGCGCCGCAACGTCACTCCCGAGGAACGGCAAGAGCTGCAAGAGGTTACGTGA
- a CDS encoding efflux RND transporter periplasmic adaptor subunit, with protein MAVLIGLIILVFAAAVMLWPDNGAEPHSEEETEESDLPEGLVLLGEEEIRSSEIMVETVGEGSAVELVFPATIAASPTGSARIDARAAGVVRSVQKTLGDYVRQGETIARIESAEAAALASQLSAARARVNELSAAYERERRLFEANVTARQDLEAVRANLQVAQSELSRAQAAVAAAGVSGDGRSLAVTSPLAGRVTAAPIVLGSFVDAGEELYQIVNPNAMQIEVALPSAEASRIQPGDEATLELAENREIGARVRSVTPSLDPESRSATAVLSLTRSIPGLQPGAFLQARIRPSGEVDTGRMSVPESAVQSLDGQEVVFVRTRRGFQTRPVVTGARSAGRVVIESGLEANWRIATENAFLLKAELEKEEAEHGH; from the coding sequence TTGGCCGTACTGATCGGCCTGATCATTCTTGTTTTTGCGGCTGCTGTAATGCTGTGGCCGGACAACGGCGCAGAACCGCACAGCGAAGAGGAAACCGAAGAAAGCGATCTCCCGGAAGGACTGGTCCTACTCGGCGAAGAGGAGATTCGAAGCTCCGAAATCATGGTCGAGACCGTTGGTGAGGGCTCGGCGGTAGAGCTAGTGTTCCCAGCCACAATCGCCGCTAGCCCCACAGGCAGCGCGCGGATCGATGCGCGAGCGGCGGGCGTGGTGCGGAGCGTTCAAAAAACGCTGGGTGATTACGTCCGGCAGGGTGAAACCATTGCGCGTATCGAAAGTGCGGAAGCGGCAGCTTTGGCATCGCAATTGAGCGCGGCGCGCGCGCGCGTCAACGAATTGTCAGCCGCCTATGAGCGCGAACGCCGGCTTTTCGAAGCCAATGTTACGGCGCGGCAGGATCTCGAAGCGGTGCGCGCCAATCTCCAGGTCGCCCAGTCAGAACTGTCCCGCGCGCAGGCAGCGGTTGCGGCAGCGGGCGTGAGTGGCGACGGTCGGTCTTTGGCGGTTACCAGCCCTCTTGCAGGACGGGTAACGGCGGCGCCTATTGTCCTTGGTTCGTTTGTCGATGCGGGAGAGGAACTCTACCAAATCGTGAATCCTAATGCGATGCAGATCGAAGTCGCGCTCCCCTCTGCAGAAGCGAGCCGTATTCAGCCAGGCGATGAAGCCACGCTGGAACTTGCAGAAAACCGCGAGATCGGAGCGCGGGTCCGCTCCGTCACGCCATCGCTCGATCCTGAGAGCCGCAGCGCGACGGCAGTCCTTTCGCTCACGCGGTCCATCCCCGGTCTTCAACCAGGTGCCTTCCTGCAAGCGCGCATCCGACCTTCGGGCGAGGTCGACACGGGCCGCATGTCGGTGCCCGAAAGCGCGGTGCAGTCACTCGACGGCCAGGAAGTGGTTTTCGTGCGCACGCGCCGCGGCTTCCAGACCCGTCCGGTGGTGACCGGCGCACGTTCCGCAGGCCGCGTGGTGATCGAATCCGGTCTCGAAGCGAACTGGCGGATCGCAACCGAGAATGCCTTCCTGCTCAAAGCCGAACTCGAAAAAGAGGAAGCCGAACATGGACACTGA
- a CDS encoding TolC family protein — translation MFAIIWRGALFAGLSLAVLPGAVRAQERAVLTLDEALARAGVDESAQVQSDNPRLIGPQAETDAARALIDQARLRPNPELAFEAENIAGSGAFSGLQATEYTLSLSQRLELGGKRGARIRSAEAEARVAMLSGELSVAELSRMVRERYIEAVASAARLELARDVVERNRELARIAGLLVEVGREPPLRSLRAEAALAEAEAEFEAARASEIAARSALVALWGETSPPPDVPSAFPGIEPPAMLLASPSALRLQVARAEREAADAAIDRERSLGVPDPAISAGVRRFEESRDQAFLVGVSIPLPFRNRNQGNIAAAEARFRAASAREAVARADFELEVTQARGRFLAAEARVETLSQTSLPQAEEALRLVRIGYRNGRFPLIEVLAAAEARDAIREALIQAQEDRGRLAAQLIWLGAQ, via the coding sequence ATGTTTGCCATTATTTGGCGAGGCGCCCTTTTTGCAGGGCTGAGCCTCGCAGTACTGCCCGGTGCGGTGCGTGCACAAGAACGCGCGGTGTTGACGCTCGACGAAGCTCTCGCGCGTGCGGGTGTGGACGAAAGCGCGCAGGTGCAATCAGACAATCCGCGTTTGATCGGGCCGCAGGCCGAAACGGACGCGGCACGCGCGCTTATCGATCAGGCACGGCTTCGGCCAAATCCTGAGCTTGCCTTTGAAGCGGAGAACATCGCAGGAAGCGGTGCCTTTTCAGGGCTGCAAGCAACCGAATATACGCTGTCTTTGAGTCAGCGCCTCGAGCTAGGCGGCAAGCGGGGCGCACGCATTCGCTCGGCCGAGGCCGAGGCGCGCGTGGCAATGCTTTCTGGAGAATTGTCGGTCGCTGAGCTGAGTCGCATGGTGCGCGAACGCTACATCGAGGCGGTCGCTTCAGCTGCGCGACTGGAACTTGCCCGCGACGTAGTCGAACGCAATCGCGAACTCGCGCGTATAGCTGGCCTGCTTGTCGAAGTTGGCCGCGAGCCGCCGCTGCGCTCGCTTCGTGCAGAAGCGGCCCTTGCTGAAGCCGAGGCGGAGTTTGAAGCCGCGCGAGCTTCAGAGATAGCGGCGCGGAGCGCGTTGGTGGCGCTCTGGGGTGAAACGTCCCCTCCCCCGGACGTGCCATCGGCGTTTCCCGGGATCGAACCTCCTGCGATGCTTCTTGCATCGCCTTCTGCTTTGCGTCTCCAAGTCGCGCGTGCCGAACGCGAGGCGGCGGACGCTGCGATCGACAGGGAGCGCTCTTTGGGTGTTCCCGATCCGGCCATCTCCGCCGGTGTCAGGCGGTTCGAGGAAAGCAGGGATCAGGCCTTCCTAGTGGGCGTCTCGATTCCCCTTCCTTTCCGCAATCGCAATCAGGGTAACATCGCCGCTGCCGAGGCCCGCTTCCGCGCGGCCTCCGCACGCGAGGCTGTCGCCCGCGCGGATTTCGAACTCGAAGTAACCCAGGCGCGCGGCCGCTTTCTCGCCGCCGAGGCTCGTGTAGAGACTCTGTCCCAAACCTCCCTGCCTCAAGCGGAAGAAGCCTTGCGCCTCGTCCGGATTGGGTATCGCAACGGCAGGTTCCCGCTGATCGAGGTTCTGGCTGCGGCCGAAGCCCGCGATGCAATCCGAGAAGCCTTGATCCAAGCCCAGGAAGATCGCGGTCGCCTGGCGGCGCAGTTGATCTGGCTTGGCGCCCAATGA
- a CDS encoding cytochrome c/FTR1 family iron permease, protein MMKYLARLSGICLALLLSFGSAQALAAEPNTIWRLLDYMAVDYAAAVEDGEVVNEVEYEEMVEFAGTVRSGIAELPERPGRVRLEANAKQLEADILSMAPVDQVATAARKLAADLLAIYPITLSPSRAPDLERGRLLYQETCASCHGVSGNGRGPASAGLDPPPIAFTDVDRARQRSIMGLYQVIDQGIDGTAMPGFSQLSSDDRWALAFYSGSVAFEAVDEGARLWKSDSELRKRFPDLAALTKITPDELAGEIGQVRADALMAYLRANPSAIADVAGPLGITRTRLAEAERAHANGNISRAKELALSAYLDGFEPVEPILATRNPDLLVRIESGMMDLRAAIDADLPTSAISERIRAIEGLLVQAENVLAPESATGWSTFVASFAILLREGLEALLIVIAMIAFVRKAGQDRALRFVHGGWTGALVAGALTWLAATYLLDISGAGRESIEAFGSLIAALVLLSVGVWMHGKSQADNWQRYIRDKLGKALSRGSLWFLFGIVFLVVYREVFETILFYAALSAQGSTGYLLAGAATAGLLLVVIAWLLLRYSRTLPIGKFFAYSSVLIALLAIVLIGKGIAGLQEAGVIGIAPIAGGPRLSMLGVYPTFQVIGAQLAMASVLLLGFWINHTRASNNDRSRDAV, encoded by the coding sequence ATGATGAAATATTTGGCGCGCCTGTCCGGCATTTGCCTGGCCCTTCTGTTGTCGTTCGGCAGCGCGCAAGCGTTGGCGGCAGAACCCAACACGATCTGGCGCCTGCTCGATTACATGGCGGTAGATTATGCAGCTGCCGTCGAGGACGGCGAAGTCGTCAACGAAGTCGAATATGAGGAAATGGTCGAATTCGCCGGTACGGTACGATCGGGTATTGCGGAATTGCCTGAACGCCCCGGTCGCGTTCGGCTAGAGGCAAACGCGAAGCAACTTGAAGCCGATATCCTCTCGATGGCCCCCGTTGATCAAGTTGCCACGGCAGCCAGAAAGCTCGCTGCGGATCTCCTAGCCATCTATCCGATCACGCTCTCGCCTTCGAGGGCGCCCGATCTTGAGCGCGGAAGACTGCTGTACCAGGAGACTTGTGCCAGTTGCCACGGGGTGTCAGGAAACGGTCGCGGGCCGGCGTCTGCGGGCCTTGATCCACCGCCGATCGCATTTACCGACGTCGATCGCGCGCGTCAGCGCAGCATTATGGGTCTCTATCAGGTTATCGACCAAGGGATCGATGGCACCGCCATGCCCGGTTTCTCGCAGCTCTCCTCCGACGATCGTTGGGCCCTGGCCTTCTATTCGGGATCCGTCGCCTTTGAGGCGGTCGACGAAGGGGCGCGTCTATGGAAGTCAGATTCCGAACTACGCAAACGCTTTCCCGATCTTGCCGCTCTCACGAAGATCACGCCGGACGAACTGGCAGGAGAGATCGGGCAAGTGCGCGCGGACGCGCTCATGGCCTATCTTCGGGCCAACCCGTCGGCGATCGCCGATGTAGCGGGGCCTCTTGGCATCACACGTACCCGGCTCGCAGAAGCTGAACGCGCCCACGCGAACGGGAATATTTCCCGGGCCAAGGAGCTCGCACTGTCGGCATATTTGGACGGGTTCGAACCCGTCGAACCGATATTGGCGACACGCAATCCGGATCTTCTGGTGCGTATCGAGAGCGGGATGATGGACTTGCGTGCAGCCATCGACGCAGATCTGCCGACCTCTGCGATAAGCGAACGGATCCGGGCCATCGAGGGTTTGCTCGTACAGGCTGAAAATGTCCTTGCGCCGGAATCTGCGACGGGCTGGTCAACCTTCGTGGCATCTTTCGCGATCCTCCTCCGCGAGGGTCTGGAGGCATTGCTGATCGTGATCGCCATGATCGCTTTCGTGAGGAAGGCGGGACAGGATCGGGCATTGCGATTTGTTCATGGCGGGTGGACCGGTGCGCTGGTGGCAGGCGCGCTTACTTGGCTTGCGGCGACCTATCTTCTCGACATCAGCGGTGCCGGCCGGGAATCGATCGAGGCATTCGGTTCGCTGATTGCAGCGCTGGTCCTTCTGTCGGTTGGCGTCTGGATGCACGGAAAATCACAGGCAGACAATTGGCAGCGCTATATCCGCGACAAGCTTGGCAAGGCGCTTTCGCGCGGATCGCTCTGGTTCCTGTTCGGGATCGTATTCCTTGTCGTCTATAGAGAGGTCTTCGAAACCATCCTCTTTTACGCTGCGCTGTCCGCTCAGGGAAGTACGGGCTATCTGCTGGCGGGCGCTGCCACGGCCGGTTTGCTCCTTGTCGTCATCGCCTGGCTGCTGCTGCGCTACAGCCGGACGCTGCCGATCGGAAAGTTCTTTGCCTACAGTTCGGTGCTCATCGCCCTGCTTGCGATTGTCCTGATTGGCAAAGGGATCGCGGGCTTGCAGGAAGCGGGTGTGATCGGAATTGCGCCGATAGCCGGCGGTCCGCGACTAAGTATGCTTGGAGTTTATCCGACGTTCCAAGTGATTGGCGCTCAACTTGCAATGGCATCCGTACTTTTACTTGGTTTCTGGATTAATCACACCCGAGCATCAAACAATGACCGGTCACGCGATGCAGTGTGA